The Halalkalibacter krulwichiae genome has a segment encoding these proteins:
- a CDS encoding sigma-70 family RNA polymerase sigma factor, giving the protein MMNIKEYPFEEVLRMFDPAIKKQLVTLRLYKDHDEFYQIGCIALWNAYQQFDPDKGHFPSYAISFIRGRMMSHLSKETKFKERHSFATEEIIEFEPSTQGQIPLEKEMIEAYLWNLTDKEKRWVHKAIFLEMKSAELQTVFDLSRNSIYLLRKKTLKKLRDNALILNH; this is encoded by the coding sequence ATGATGAACATTAAAGAATATCCATTTGAAGAAGTGTTACGTATGTTTGATCCAGCTATTAAGAAACAATTAGTTACTTTACGTTTGTACAAAGATCATGACGAGTTTTATCAAATTGGATGTATTGCGCTTTGGAATGCTTATCAACAGTTCGATCCAGATAAAGGACATTTCCCTTCTTATGCAATCTCCTTTATTCGCGGTAGAATGATGAGCCACCTTAGTAAAGAAACAAAGTTTAAAGAGCGACATTCGTTTGCGACTGAGGAGATTATCGAGTTCGAACCAAGTACCCAAGGGCAAATCCCTCTTGAAAAAGAAATGATTGAAGCTTATTTATGGAATTTAACTGATAAAGAAAAAAGGTGGGTTCATAAGGCGATCTTCCTGGAAATGAAATCAGCAGAGCTTCAGACTGTTTTTGATCTATCTAGAAACTCAATCTATCTACTACGGAAAAAGACTTTAAAAAAATTGCGGGACAATGCTCTCATCCTTAACCACTAG
- a CDS encoding alpha/beta hydrolase produces the protein MKHIYQKGKDLSKPTLLLLHGTGGNELDLMPLAGMIDEDASVLSVRGNVLENGMPRFFKRLAEGVFDEEDLIFRTKELNQFLNEAAEQYEFDRDNMIAIGYSNGANIAASLLLHYENSLKGAILHHPMVPRRNMALPDLTGKSVFIAAGTNDPICSPQESEELYSLLEQANATVELHWENRGHQLTADEVAAAAKWYQNK, from the coding sequence ATGAAACATATTTATCAAAAAGGAAAAGATCTATCAAAGCCGACTCTTTTATTGCTTCACGGTACAGGAGGAAATGAACTAGATTTAATGCCACTTGCAGGAATGATTGATGAGGATGCATCTGTATTAAGTGTGAGAGGAAACGTATTAGAAAACGGGATGCCACGTTTCTTTAAACGATTAGCGGAAGGGGTGTTTGATGAAGAGGATCTCATTTTCCGTACGAAAGAATTAAATCAATTTCTTAATGAGGCTGCAGAACAGTACGAGTTTGATCGAGACAATATGATTGCAATCGGATACTCAAATGGAGCCAATATCGCAGCGAGCTTATTGTTACATTATGAAAATTCATTGAAAGGTGCCATTCTTCATCATCCGATGGTTCCTAGAAGAAATATGGCCCTTCCAGATCTCACAGGAAAGTCAGTATTTATCGCAGCCGGAACGAATGATCCGATTTGCTCACCACAGGAATCAGAAGAATTATACTCATTATTAGAGCAAGCAAATGCAACGGTTGAGCTCCACTGGGAGAATCGTGGACATCAATTAACAGCAGACGAAGTAGCTGCTGCTGCAAAATGGTATCAAAATAAATAA
- a CDS encoding GntR family transcriptional regulator has protein sequence MSKSFDQKKPIFIQIKELIADQIINNQLKEHEQIPSTNQLVQYYKVNHLTVAKGINLLVEDEIIYKKRGVGMFVSEGAKEKLMLQRRKGFAEEFVLPMLEEAKKLQLSNSEILKVIEELKGRVNDEY, from the coding sequence TTGAGCAAGTCTTTTGATCAGAAGAAACCTATCTTTATCCAAATTAAAGAACTGATAGCAGATCAAATTATCAATAATCAATTAAAGGAACATGAGCAAATTCCATCAACCAACCAACTCGTCCAATATTATAAGGTCAACCACTTAACTGTTGCGAAAGGGATTAATCTTCTAGTTGAAGATGAGATTATTTACAAAAAGAGGGGTGTTGGGATGTTTGTTTCAGAAGGTGCAAAAGAAAAGCTAATGTTGCAACGGAGAAAAGGATTTGCAGAAGAGTTTGTATTGCCAATGTTAGAAGAAGCGAAAAAGCTTCAGTTGTCAAATAGTGAGATTCTGAAAGTCATAGAAGAATTGAAAGGACGTGTGAATGATGAGTATTAA
- a CDS encoding flavin reductase family protein: MDDRLFRDAMGKFATGVTVLLTETEGKIHGMTANGFMSVSLDPKLVLISIGHKTKFLEKVSQSKTYTVNILAEDQEAYSRHFAGRPGEEAVEFETVAEQPVLRGAIAKIACEVVSEHVEGDHTLFIGKVVDLQLEDKDPLLFFGGQYRQLTELITIES, translated from the coding sequence ATGGATGATCGTTTATTTAGAGATGCGATGGGAAAATTTGCTACAGGTGTAACCGTTCTTTTAACAGAAACTGAAGGAAAGATACATGGAATGACGGCAAACGGCTTCATGTCCGTATCATTGGATCCAAAGCTTGTCCTCATTTCTATTGGACATAAAACAAAATTTTTAGAGAAAGTTTCGCAATCTAAAACATATACAGTAAATATTTTAGCAGAAGATCAAGAGGCTTATTCACGTCATTTCGCAGGACGTCCTGGAGAAGAGGCAGTAGAATTTGAAACAGTAGCGGAGCAACCTGTATTAAGAGGAGCCATCGCTAAAATTGCATGTGAAGTCGTATCAGAGCATGTAGAAGGCGACCATACATTGTTTATTGGAAAAGTCGTAGATTTACAACTAGAGGATAAAGATCCTTTATTGTTCTTTGGTGGTCAATATCGCCAATTGACTGAGTTAATAACAATTGAGTCCTAA
- a CDS encoding alpha/beta fold hydrolase: MTIFEGFHNSYVLANGVRTHYSWAGTEGPAVILLHGAGPGACGAAGWRFMLPALAKAGFRAYAVDQLSMGFTDARPHAWPVKGHQSLVDHVHDFIEALCLDEVSLVGNSQGAYVAAKYAIDHPEKVKKVVYIGSNTIYQAMQEVPARKLRSFLEVIGYDYTEEALRKFMYRNSSEDTVIPEELIQLRHEAATRPGVKESNQAFDAYLARMNEEPKLWDRYCIKDTLPKLKVPGLFIWGKQDAVAPVETGYKLEKLLPNITFDYIENCGHQAQTDQPEIVNKLVIDFLATEKSKAVTAQ; the protein is encoded by the coding sequence ATGACAATTTTCGAAGGATTTCATAATAGCTACGTATTAGCAAACGGTGTACGTACACATTATTCTTGGGCCGGAACAGAAGGACCAGCTGTAATTTTACTGCACGGCGCAGGACCTGGAGCTTGTGGTGCAGCAGGTTGGCGCTTTATGTTACCTGCATTAGCTAAAGCGGGCTTCCGTGCATATGCAGTTGACCAACTATCAATGGGCTTTACAGATGCACGCCCTCACGCATGGCCGGTAAAAGGTCATCAAAGTTTAGTTGATCATGTACATGATTTTATTGAAGCGCTATGTCTAGATGAAGTATCACTTGTCGGCAATTCACAAGGTGCTTACGTTGCAGCTAAATACGCAATTGATCATCCTGAAAAAGTAAAAAAGGTTGTTTACATTGGAAGTAATACCATTTATCAAGCGATGCAAGAAGTACCCGCAAGAAAACTTCGTTCATTCTTAGAAGTAATCGGCTACGATTATACGGAAGAAGCGTTACGTAAATTTATGTATCGCAATTCAAGTGAAGACACAGTCATTCCTGAAGAACTCATTCAACTACGTCATGAAGCAGCAACTCGCCCAGGCGTAAAAGAATCAAATCAGGCGTTCGATGCTTACTTAGCAAGAATGAATGAAGAACCAAAGCTTTGGGATCGTTACTGCATTAAAGATACATTACCAAAATTAAAAGTTCCTGGTTTATTCATTTGGGGTAAACAAGATGCTGTCGCACCAGTAGAGACAGGTTATAAGCTTGAGAAATTATTACCAAACATTACATTTGATTATATTGAAAACTGCGGTCACCAAGCACAAACGGACCAACCAGAAATCGTAAACAAACTTGTTATTGATTTTTTAGCAACGGAAAAAAGTAAAGCAGTTACAGCACAATGA
- the yiaA gene encoding inner membrane protein YiaA: MTNKSEVVVDKEKQTDLKMKEERKDGEPTAAFKGAAWAALLVGVSGYLIGLFNATMELNEKGYYFAILIFGLYSAISLQKAVRDKDEGIPVTSIYYGISWLALIIAVSLMGIGLFNAESIVLSEKGFYGMAFVLSLFAAITIQKNIRDTQIARERG; encoded by the coding sequence ATGACAAACAAAAGTGAAGTTGTCGTAGATAAAGAAAAACAAACTGATCTTAAAATGAAAGAAGAAAGGAAAGACGGAGAGCCAACTGCAGCTTTTAAAGGCGCTGCTTGGGCCGCCTTGTTAGTAGGTGTTTCGGGGTATCTCATTGGTTTATTTAATGCAACAATGGAACTGAACGAAAAAGGGTATTACTTTGCTATTTTAATTTTCGGACTCTATTCCGCAATATCTCTTCAGAAAGCAGTAAGAGATAAAGATGAAGGCATACCCGTTACAAGTATTTATTATGGGATCAGCTGGTTAGCGCTTATTATAGCTGTTTCATTAATGGGGATCGGGTTATTTAATGCAGAAAGTATTGTTTTAAGCGAAAAAGGTTTTTATGGCATGGCTTTTGTTCTTAGTTTATTTGCAGCGATAACGATTCAAAAAAATATTAGGGATACACAGATCGCAAGGGAAAGAGGTTGA
- a CDS encoding YjcZ family sporulation protein, translating to MKTDQRELVMMSTVAGTGYSGGFALLVVLFILLVIIGASYVGKGYGGFY from the coding sequence ATGAAAACTGATCAAAGGGAGTTGGTCATGATGAGTACAGTAGCAGGAACAGGATATAGTGGAGGATTTGCGTTATTAGTCGTATTATTCATCCTTCTAGTTATTATCGGTGCAAGTTATGTAGGTAAAGGATACGGTGGCTTTTATTAA
- a CDS encoding DoxX family protein produces the protein MANRSEIGTLLLRVVLGIVFLAHGSQKFQGGIENIVGWFDSIGLPGGFAYVVAVLEIVGGIALILGLGTRIAAAILGLILAGAIFKVNLALGFIGGYAYDLILLVIAVHLVINGSKQYSLGQFLFKNQESRSTFSKSA, from the coding sequence ATGGCAAACAGAAGTGAAATAGGAACATTATTATTACGAGTAGTATTGGGGATTGTGTTTTTAGCTCACGGTTCACAAAAATTCCAAGGAGGAATTGAAAATATAGTTGGATGGTTTGACAGCATCGGTTTACCAGGAGGCTTTGCTTATGTGGTCGCTGTACTTGAGATCGTCGGAGGAATTGCTTTAATTCTAGGATTAGGGACAAGAATTGCAGCTGCTATTTTAGGACTTATTCTCGCTGGAGCAATCTTCAAAGTAAACCTAGCACTAGGATTTATCGGAGGTTATGCTTATGACTTAATCTTACTTGTTATCGCAGTTCACTTAGTCATAAACGGAAGTAAGCAATATTCACTCGGGCAATTTTTGTTCAAAAATCAAGAAAGCAGATCAACTTTTTCAAAATCAGCTTAA
- a CDS encoding ATP-binding cassette domain-containing protein, translating into MMSIKVEGHHLTVQFKEHEALTNVSFTLESGKIYGLIGRNGAGKTSLLSLLASYRKPSSGTLKINGEDIFENEKWMAEVTFVHQTNYKDEYDTAEAYLKLAERYRPSFDRKYAEEVAALFKLPLNQPVRKLSTGMQSALNATIGLATRSKVTIFDEAYQGMDAPTREVFYKEILEDQARFPRVIILSTHLVSEMEYLFDEVLMIHKGKLMIQEPIDTLLQKGFSVTGDAEQVEQFAEGLETLSEQRLGGTKSVMVYGAIPEDKIDFVRQSGLEVGNVTLHDLFIQLTNEKEEN; encoded by the coding sequence ATGATGAGTATTAAGGTAGAGGGGCATCATTTAACGGTTCAATTTAAAGAGCATGAAGCGTTAACCAATGTGAGCTTTACATTAGAAAGCGGCAAGATCTATGGACTGATTGGGAGAAATGGTGCAGGGAAAACGAGTTTGTTGTCTTTACTAGCCTCTTACAGAAAACCAAGTTCAGGTACTCTTAAAATAAATGGAGAAGACATATTTGAAAATGAAAAGTGGATGGCTGAAGTGACATTTGTTCATCAGACAAACTATAAGGATGAATATGACACTGCTGAGGCTTATTTGAAGTTAGCGGAACGTTATCGGCCCTCCTTTGACCGAAAGTATGCGGAAGAAGTAGCCGCCCTCTTTAAGCTACCATTAAATCAACCTGTAAGAAAGCTTTCAACAGGGATGCAATCAGCTCTAAATGCCACGATTGGTTTAGCAACAAGGTCAAAGGTAACGATCTTTGATGAAGCCTATCAAGGAATGGATGCTCCTACTCGAGAGGTTTTCTACAAAGAAATATTAGAAGATCAGGCAAGATTTCCTAGAGTGATTATTTTATCAACCCATTTAGTTTCAGAAATGGAGTATTTATTTGATGAAGTTCTCATGATTCATAAGGGGAAATTAATGATTCAAGAGCCAATCGATACTTTGCTGCAAAAAGGTTTTTCCGTTACAGGTGATGCCGAGCAAGTAGAGCAATTTGCAGAAGGACTTGAAACGTTAAGTGAACAGCGACTTGGGGGAACAAAATCTGTGATGGTCTATGGTGCTATACCCGAGGATAAAATAGACTTTGTTCGGCAATCTGGATTAGAAGTAGGGAATGTTACTCTTCATGACCTATTTATCCAATTAACGAATGAGAAGGAGGAGAACTAA
- a CDS encoding 2-keto-4-pentenoate hydratase — protein sequence MDIQLIAEQLLKAERTKQPIAPLTESYENMTVANAYAVQLAQIRQKIDAGAAVKGLKIGLTSKAMQEMLNVYTPDYGFILDSMVYDEMEGLYTESFIQPKVEFEIAFILNKALKGPNITVQDVIDATDYVVPAVEIIDSRIANWKIKFEDTVADNGSSAGAILGRKRTPLTDIKDITNIPMIVKKNGEFLDESTSAAVLGNPLNAVVWLANEVSAYSISIEPGMFVLSGALSKAVAFEAGDKFEADFGILGKVSVNISKELVKK from the coding sequence ATGGATATTCAATTAATAGCTGAACAATTACTCAAAGCAGAACGTACGAAACAGCCAATCGCACCACTAACTGAAAGCTATGAAAATATGACAGTTGCTAATGCCTATGCGGTACAATTAGCGCAAATTCGTCAAAAAATTGACGCAGGTGCGGCAGTAAAGGGGCTAAAAATTGGGTTAACAAGTAAGGCCATGCAAGAAATGTTAAATGTATATACACCAGACTATGGCTTTATTTTGGATTCGATGGTGTATGACGAGATGGAAGGTTTATATACGGAATCATTTATTCAACCAAAAGTAGAATTTGAAATTGCTTTTATTCTTAATAAAGCACTAAAAGGACCGAACATAACTGTACAAGATGTCATTGATGCAACGGATTATGTTGTCCCAGCAGTGGAAATAATCGATAGCCGTATTGCAAATTGGAAAATTAAATTTGAGGATACGGTAGCGGACAATGGATCTTCAGCAGGTGCGATTTTAGGTAGAAAGCGTACACCTCTTACAGATATTAAAGACATTACAAATATCCCAATGATTGTGAAGAAAAATGGTGAGTTTTTAGACGAATCAACGAGCGCAGCTGTATTAGGTAACCCACTCAATGCAGTTGTTTGGTTAGCAAATGAAGTAAGTGCATATAGTATTTCCATCGAACCAGGCATGTTTGTTTTATCAGGAGCGCTCTCAAAAGCTGTTGCTTTTGAAGCAGGAGATAAATTCGAAGCCGACTTTGGCATACTTGGAAAAGTAAGCGTCAATATTTCTAAGGAACTAGTAAAAAAATGA
- the trhO gene encoding oxygen-dependent tRNA uridine(34) hydroxylase TrhO, whose translation MKHPYRVLLYYMYVPIEDPEMFASEHLTFCESLELKGRILVAKEGINGTVSGTVEQTEEYMKVMKSDPRFAEMVFKMDESDTHAFKKMHVRHREELVTLRLEDDVNPMETTGNYLKPSEFFEAMQDPDTVVIDARNDYEYELGHFRGAIKPEIKNFRELPDWIKQNRDMFEGKKVLTYCTGGIRCEKFSGWLRKEGFEDVSQLHGGIVTYGKDPDVKGKLWDGQCYVFDERISVPVNQIEHVIVGKDHFTGEPCERYVNCGNPECNKKILCSPENEHKYLRGCTHECRVHPRNRYVAEHNLTKEQVNERLSQLLGEVEI comes from the coding sequence ATGAAACATCCATATAGGGTATTACTTTATTACATGTATGTGCCAATCGAAGATCCAGAGATGTTTGCTTCAGAGCATTTAACATTTTGTGAAAGCTTAGAACTAAAGGGAAGAATTCTTGTAGCTAAAGAAGGAATAAATGGGACGGTTTCCGGTACAGTGGAACAGACTGAGGAGTATATGAAAGTGATGAAATCAGATCCACGTTTTGCTGAAATGGTCTTTAAAATGGACGAATCGGATACTCATGCTTTTAAAAAGATGCACGTACGCCATCGTGAAGAGCTTGTTACACTTAGATTAGAAGACGACGTTAATCCAATGGAAACGACGGGGAATTACCTTAAGCCATCAGAATTCTTTGAGGCAATGCAAGATCCTGATACGGTCGTTATTGATGCGAGGAATGACTACGAATATGAATTAGGACATTTTCGTGGAGCAATTAAGCCTGAAATAAAGAACTTTCGTGAGTTGCCTGATTGGATTAAACAGAATCGTGATATGTTTGAAGGGAAAAAGGTTCTGACTTACTGTACTGGTGGGATTAGATGTGAAAAGTTCTCCGGTTGGTTACGAAAAGAAGGATTTGAAGATGTTTCGCAATTACACGGTGGAATCGTGACTTACGGTAAAGACCCTGATGTAAAAGGGAAGCTATGGGATGGACAATGTTATGTTTTTGATGAACGGATTAGTGTGCCAGTTAATCAAATCGAGCACGTAATTGTTGGGAAAGATCATTTTACTGGTGAACCTTGTGAACGCTATGTTAACTGTGGCAATCCAGAATGCAATAAGAAAATTCTTTGTTCTCCGGAAAATGAGCACAAATATTTACGCGGATGTACACATGAGTGTCGAGTACATCCAAGGAATCGTTATGTTGCAGAACACAACTTAACTAAAGAGCAAGTGAACGAAAGACTTTCACAACTATTGGGTGAAGTAGAGATTTAA
- a CDS encoding V4R domain-containing protein, giving the protein MSKVFFDSSETKTILMSANAFHTLKNNLYNNIGSYKTKGFLFRFGKEFGIESAKNKSQNKDSTNPVGKRHSRLGHVKDVIFMGEIVRHPDGQIECIDTWGQWVESFEAELHLKNYGLANECVCHMLCGFASGALTYEYGESIIAIERKCVAKGDSCCEFEVRLEQDWLEEQEELIHLYQNDNILTELEMTYDSLLHHKKMIEKISTFHSQLTQKVTEKHSMDEIVQEAYELLNIPILIEDIHGNLLSQIGLTERQLETINREKLQLSLIDDKHNVKHYKGSTYWKLIAPVLINKNNYATCSFFYFDGKRMDENDHLFLERISMVLALYILYEEAQFEEQQRIRSSLLERLIHNRKIKGIESYYKFLPFKLQPPFSTGIISVQKKKKNNEIIDIHDQLIQLSKLAKDWDLPCIFAILGEEIALLNSQNIDKKSWKNTITKIFKKVEKQNSNYKYSLGLSGTFSNLKDFERSLKEALVAQRFPNQKLLTDYEDLGILGDIVMNMSIEQLHEMAQKTLKDLYDFNDPRKKELLYTLYIYLLNGQRLKETVNELTLSIGGIQYRIKQIEDLLQISLKNASTAAYILLVIQALILSDSLTFEEFKR; this is encoded by the coding sequence ATGAGTAAAGTATTTTTTGATTCTAGCGAAACGAAAACAATCTTAATGTCCGCAAATGCATTTCACACATTAAAAAATAATTTATATAACAACATCGGATCTTATAAAACAAAAGGATTTTTATTCCGATTTGGTAAAGAGTTTGGAATCGAGTCAGCAAAAAATAAAAGCCAAAATAAAGACAGCACGAATCCTGTCGGTAAAAGACACTCACGCTTAGGCCACGTAAAAGATGTTATTTTTATGGGAGAAATTGTACGACATCCAGACGGCCAGATTGAATGCATAGATACGTGGGGACAATGGGTAGAATCATTCGAAGCAGAATTACACCTAAAAAATTACGGTTTAGCCAATGAATGTGTTTGTCATATGTTGTGCGGCTTTGCGAGTGGTGCATTGACGTATGAATATGGCGAGTCAATTATTGCCATAGAGCGTAAGTGTGTCGCAAAAGGGGATTCTTGCTGTGAGTTCGAAGTGCGTTTGGAACAAGACTGGCTCGAAGAACAAGAGGAACTTATTCACCTTTATCAAAATGACAATATTTTAACCGAACTTGAAATGACATACGATTCACTTTTACATCATAAAAAAATGATAGAGAAAATTTCTACGTTTCATAGTCAACTCACACAAAAAGTAACAGAGAAGCATTCAATGGATGAAATAGTACAGGAAGCATATGAGTTGTTAAACATCCCGATTTTAATTGAGGATATTCATGGCAATCTTTTAAGTCAAATTGGCTTAACGGAAAGACAGTTGGAAACAATTAATAGAGAAAAGCTACAGTTATCGCTTATTGACGATAAACACAATGTTAAGCATTACAAAGGCAGTACATATTGGAAGTTGATAGCTCCTGTTCTTATTAATAAAAATAATTATGCCACTTGTTCGTTTTTTTACTTTGATGGAAAGCGCATGGATGAAAACGACCATTTATTTTTAGAACGTATTTCAATGGTCCTAGCATTATATATCTTATATGAGGAGGCACAGTTTGAAGAGCAGCAACGCATACGCAGTTCGTTATTAGAACGGTTAATCCATAACCGAAAAATAAAAGGCATTGAATCTTACTATAAATTTTTACCATTTAAATTACAGCCTCCGTTTTCTACAGGGATTATTAGTGTTCAAAAGAAGAAGAAAAACAACGAAATCATTGACATTCACGACCAACTAATACAACTGTCGAAGTTGGCAAAAGATTGGGATTTACCTTGTATTTTTGCGATACTTGGAGAAGAAATTGCTCTCCTTAACTCGCAAAATATTGATAAAAAAAGCTGGAAAAATACAATCACAAAAATATTCAAAAAGGTAGAGAAACAAAATAGCAATTATAAATATTCGCTCGGACTTAGCGGAACCTTTAGTAACTTAAAAGATTTCGAACGTTCACTAAAAGAGGCACTGGTCGCACAGCGATTCCCAAATCAAAAATTACTAACAGATTACGAAGATTTAGGTATACTAGGCGATATCGTCATGAACATGAGCATTGAACAGTTGCATGAAATGGCGCAAAAGACGTTAAAAGACTTATACGATTTCAATGATCCACGAAAAAAAGAGCTGCTATACACACTTTACATCTATTTACTAAATGGCCAGCGTTTAAAAGAGACAGTGAATGAGCTGACATTATCAATCGGTGGTATCCAATACCGAATAAAACAAATTGAAGACCTACTACAAATTTCACTAAAGAACGCCTCAACGGCAGCGTATATTTTATTAGTTATTCAAGCATTAATATTGTCAGACAGTTTAACCTTTGAAGAATTTAAAAGATAA
- the wrbA gene encoding NAD(P)H:quinone oxidoreductase, giving the protein MSNIKLAVIYYSMGGTNYQLSKWAEEGAKEAGAEVKVLKVPELAPQSVIDENEGWKAHVESTKDVPEVTLDDLEWADAIIFSVPTRFGNMPAQMKQFLDTTGGLWFNGKLVNKVVSAMTSAQNPHGGQEATILSLYTTMHHWGALIASPGYTDPVQFAAGGNPYGVSVTVGQDGKMIEDVEAAVKYQAKRTVTVAEWVKKGNQ; this is encoded by the coding sequence ATGTCAAACATTAAATTAGCCGTTATTTATTACAGTATGGGTGGAACGAATTATCAATTATCAAAATGGGCAGAAGAAGGAGCAAAAGAGGCAGGCGCTGAAGTAAAAGTACTTAAAGTACCTGAGCTTGCACCGCAATCTGTAATTGATGAAAACGAAGGCTGGAAAGCTCATGTTGAATCTACGAAAGATGTTCCGGAAGTAACATTGGATGATCTAGAGTGGGCAGACGCAATTATTTTCAGTGTTCCGACTCGTTTTGGAAACATGCCAGCGCAAATGAAACAATTTTTAGACACGACTGGCGGGCTTTGGTTTAATGGGAAACTTGTTAATAAAGTTGTAAGTGCGATGACATCCGCACAAAATCCTCATGGCGGCCAGGAAGCAACAATCTTATCGCTTTATACAACAATGCACCACTGGGGCGCGCTTATCGCATCACCTGGATACACTGATCCAGTCCAATTTGCAGCAGGCGGTAACCCATACGGAGTTAGCGTAACAGTTGGTCAAGATGGAAAAATGATTGAAGATGTAGAAGCGGCAGTTAAATATCAAGCTAAACGTACAGTTACGGTTGCGGAATGGGTGAAAAAAGGCAATCAATAA
- a CDS encoding flavin reductase family protein, translated as MLSIDPSAQTERENYKFLIGSIIPRPVAFVTTVSADGTLNGAPFSYFNIVSSNPPMISISVQRTGGRQKDTARNINDLKEFVVHIVDNQNVKQINQTAASLPSDESELELANLTPVKSTNISVPGIKEAKIRMECTLEHSLQLGEGDKQSCDFIIGKVVRFHIDENIYENGRIDANGLGAVSRLAGNDYAKIGEVFSLERPK; from the coding sequence GTGCTATCAATTGATCCGTCAGCCCAAACAGAAAGAGAAAATTATAAGTTTTTAATCGGAAGCATTATTCCACGACCAGTCGCTTTTGTTACGACGGTTTCTGCCGATGGGACATTGAACGGGGCGCCATTCAGCTACTTTAATATCGTCTCTTCCAATCCACCAATGATTTCAATTTCGGTTCAGCGAACGGGAGGAAGACAAAAAGATACCGCTAGAAATATTAACGACCTTAAGGAGTTCGTCGTTCATATTGTCGATAATCAAAATGTAAAACAAATCAATCAAACAGCAGCAAGTCTCCCGTCAGATGAAAGTGAACTAGAATTAGCCAATCTAACTCCAGTAAAGAGCACAAATATCTCCGTACCTGGAATTAAAGAGGCAAAAATTCGCATGGAATGTACGTTAGAGCATTCTTTACAATTAGGTGAAGGGGATAAACAAAGCTGTGATTTCATAATCGGAAAAGTCGTTCGATTTCATATTGATGAGAACATTTATGAGAACGGAAGAATTGATGCAAACGGGTTAGGTGCGGTGAGCCGTCTAGCTGGGAATGACTATGCCAAAATAGGAGAAGTTTTTTCTTTGGAAAGGCCTAAATAA
- a CDS encoding FAD synthetase family protein: MQIVYVNANQLQEIKQSAPDVAMALGYFDGVHLGHQKVIQTAKEKAKSQNLSLAVLSFFPHPKSILLSNKEVLYLEPLEQKAEKLERLGVDVFYVVEFTKRLAKVEPDTFLNDYILGLNAKEIICGFDYTYGAKARGSVDTLAVYAATKQINLTVVEELTWNEQKISSTLIRNYLTKGKLNELPSLLGTFYKTKYCQKNGLLPNYSLPNVGSYKVLIEDRHFNIECVATVKCNKFIQIHHETSTLPNLLTIQWVEQLETIPI; the protein is encoded by the coding sequence ATGCAAATAGTTTATGTGAATGCTAATCAATTACAAGAGATAAAACAATCAGCGCCTGATGTAGCTATGGCACTTGGTTACTTTGATGGGGTGCATTTAGGACATCAAAAAGTAATTCAAACAGCTAAGGAAAAAGCAAAATCACAAAACTTGTCATTAGCTGTTCTCTCTTTTTTTCCGCACCCTAAAAGTATTTTATTATCTAATAAAGAAGTTTTATACTTAGAACCATTAGAACAAAAGGCTGAAAAGTTAGAAAGGCTCGGCGTAGATGTTTTCTATGTTGTTGAGTTTACCAAAAGGTTAGCAAAAGTAGAGCCAGATACTTTTTTAAATGACTATATCTTAGGGTTAAATGCCAAAGAGATTATTTGTGGATTTGATTACACATATGGCGCAAAAGCAAGAGGTTCTGTTGATACTTTGGCAGTTTATGCGGCTACAAAACAGATAAACCTAACTGTTGTCGAAGAATTAACATGGAATGAACAAAAAATTAGCTCAACATTGATTAGGAATTACTTAACTAAAGGAAAATTAAATGAGTTACCGAGTTTATTAGGAACTTTTTATAAAACGAAGTATTGTCAAAAAAATGGGTTATTACCCAATTATTCTTTGCCAAATGTAGGTAGTTATAAGGTGTTGATAGAAGACCGACATTTTAATATTGAATGTGTTGCAACTGTAAAATGCAATAAATTTATTCAGATTCACCATGAAACGTCTACATTACCAAATCTCTTAACAATCCAATGGGTTGAACAACTCGAAACAATACCAATCTAA